One genomic window of Salvia miltiorrhiza cultivar Shanhuang (shh) chromosome 4, IMPLAD_Smil_shh, whole genome shotgun sequence includes the following:
- the LOC131023634 gene encoding uncharacterized protein LOC131023634, which yields MDPRNFFEDSQNFSNSQDYYPNLDNIDSQVFGSGSNPQFPYDLTRERRSCLSTKNCPTAWAGQYTRRSGKTIIILEAVASQDLWIWHAFFGTPGSRNDINVLHQSPVFKDILEGRAPKVSYVVNGHEKDMGYYLTDGIYPSWAAFVKSVNGPQTRKHQLFAQHQEAARKDVERAFGVLQARFNFIKRPCLMWDRDMMGKVMLACIIMHNMIVEDERHTYLNYCDPTEFMEVRRFNSQSEDVEANDDPNFEFSTERIASLASYMRNRTQLRNREAHNALKNDLIEHIWQKFGDDN from the exons ATGGATCCTAGAAATTTTTTTGAGGATTCTCAAAATTTCTCAAACTCGCAAGATTATTATCCTAATCTTGATAATATTGATAGCCAAGTTTTTGGATCTGGTTCAAACCCTCAATTTCCATATGATCTCACTCGTGAAAGAAGATCTTGCTTGTCTACT AAAAATTGCCCTACTGCATGGGCTGGGCAATATACAAGAAGAAGCGGTAAGACAATAATCATCTTGGAAGCAGTCGCATCTCAAGACCTATGGATCTGGCACGCATTTTTTGGAACTCCAGGTTCAAGAAATGATATCAATGTGCTTCACCAATCGCCTGTTTTCAAAGATATATTGGAAGGTCGAGCACCAAAGGTTAGTTATGTGGTAAATGGGCATGAAAAAGATATGGGATATTATCTCACTGATGGTATATATCCTTCATGGGCAGCATTTGTCAAATCTGTTAATGGTCCACAAACTCGAAAACATCAACTGTTTGCTCAACATCAAGAGGCTGCTCGAAAAGATGTTGAGCGTGCATTTGGAGTTTTACAAGCTCGTTTCAATTTTATCAAACGACCATGTCTCATGTGGGATCGTGATATGATGGGAAAAGTAATGCTTGCTTGCATTATTATGCACAATATGATAGTGGAAGACGAGCGACATACTTACCTAAATTACTGTGATCCAACAGAATTTATGGAAGTTAGAAGGTTCAATAGCCAAAGTGAAGATGTTGAAGCTAATGATGAtcctaattttgaattttccaCGGAACGGATTGCAAGTCTAGCAAGCTATATGAGGAACAGGACACAACTTCGTAACAGGGAAGCTCACAATGCTCTAAAAAATGACTTGATCGAACACATTTGGCAAAAGTTTGGCGATGATAATTAA
- the LOC131020740 gene encoding remorin-like has translation MALSPPSPSPPPQDAQPPPNVSLAKLEQEKELSFIKAWEESRKSRAQNRAERKQAKVSSWENSKKVSLEARLKKVEERLERKKAEYAEKAKNKEAQIHKKAEEKRAMVEAVKGQELLKAEEMAAQYRADGHLPKMRFKCFKH, from the exons ATGGCGCTGTCtccgccgtcgccgtcgccgccgccacAGGACGCCCAACCTCCGCCGA ATGTTTCTCTGGCGAAGCTAGAGCAGGAGAAGGAGCTCTCCTTCATCAAGGCGTGGGAGGAAAGCAGAAAGAGCAGAGCCCAAAACAG GGCTGAAAGGAAGCAAGCCAAAGTGAGTTCATGGGAGAACAGCAAGAAGGTGTCCCTTGAGGCGCGTCTCAAGAAAGTCGAGGAGCGGTTGGAGAGGAAGAAGGCGGAGTACGCGGAGAAGGCGAAGAACAAGGAAGCACAGATCCACAAAAAGGCAGAGGAAAAGAGAGCTATGGTTGAAGCAGTGAAGGGCCAAGAACTGCTCAAGGCGGAGGAGATGGCCGCCCAGTATCGCGCAGACGGCCACCTTCCTAAAATGCGTTTCAAATGCTTCAAACATTAA
- the LOC131020705 gene encoding transcription factor MYB17-like, giving the protein MGRAPYCDKKGLKKGPWTPEEDEKLVEYIKKHGQGSWRSLPKLAGLLRCGKSCRLRWTNYLRPDIRRGPFTADEEKLVIQLHAILGNRWAAIASQLPGRTDNEIKNLWNTHLKKRLLQMGIDPRTHEASSSSAACPQSRHMAQWETARLEAEARLSKESMFLASSSPPGAATSRNPEGGDYFLRLWNSEVGETFRKLRKEASGRTDESPSSSSTKCSTLSEATVKVEKSSCVEDVSCSSNEMEEDSSESALQLLLDFPTNNDMSFLSQPDCFGFFPPNFF; this is encoded by the exons atggGAAGGGCACCATATTGTGATAAGAAGGGGTTGAAGAAGGGGCCATGGACTCCTGAGGAAGATGAGAAACTGGTGGAATATATCAAGAAACATGGCCAGGGAAGTTGGCGTTCTCTCCCCAAACTTGCAG GTCTTCTCCGCTGCGGCAAGAGCTGCCGCCTGCGCTGGACCAACTATCTCCGGCCAGACATCCGCCGCGGCCCCTTCACCGCCGACGAAGAGAAGCTCGTCATCCAGTTGCACGCCATCCTCGGCAACAG GTGGGCTGCAATTGCGTCGCAGCTCCCGGGCAGGACGGACAACGAGATCAAGAACTTGTGGAACACGCATCTGAAGAAGCGGCTGCTCCAGATGGGCATCGATCCGCGGACCCACGAGGCCTCGTCCTCGTCGGCCGCCTGCCCGCAGAGCCGCCACATGGCGCAGTGGGAGACGGCCCGCCTCGAGGCCGAGGCGCGTCTCTCCAAGGAATCGATGTTCCTCGCTTCCTCGTCGCCGCCCGGGGCGGCGACGAGTCGTAATCCAGAGGGCGGGGACTACTTCCTGCGCCTCTGGAACTCCGAGGTCGGGGAGACCTTCCGGAAGCTTCGGAAGGAAGCTTCCGGAAGAACCGACGAGAGCCCGTCCTCGTCGTCCACGAAATGCAGCACCCTGTCCGAAGCCACCGTGAAGGTGGAGAAGTCGTCGTGCGTCGAGGACGTGTCGTGCAGCTCGAACGAGATGGAGGAGGACTCGTCGGAGTCGGCGCTGCAGCTGCTTTTGGATTTTCCGACCAATAATGATATGAGCTTCTTGAGCCAGCCCGACTGCTTCGGCTTCTTTCCTCCCAACTTCTTCTGA
- the LOC131020668 gene encoding DEAD-box ATP-dependent RNA helicase 6-like, with amino-acid sequence MSSRARYPPPGMGGGRGGGGGMNPNAGPNPNFQPRNPMHQYVQRSPAPSNQNHQLFQNQQQQQQWLRRNQLPPADSGVDEVEKTVQSEAIDSSSQDWKARLKLPPRDNRFRTEDVTATKGNEFEDYFLKRELLMGIYEKGFESPSPIQEESIPIALTGSDILARAKNGTGKTAAFCIPALEKIDQDKNAIQVVILVPTRELALQTSQVCKELGKHLQIQVMATTGGTSLKDDIMRLYQPVHLLVGTPGRILDLANKNVCVLNECSMVVMDEADKLLSPEFQPSIEQLIRFMPANRQILMFSATFPVTVKDFKDRYLRKPYIINLMDELTLKGITQFYAFVEERQKVHCLNTLFSKLQINQSIIFCNSVNRVELLAKKITELGYSCFYIHAKMLQDHRNRVFHDFRNGACRNLVCTDLFTRGIDIQAVNVVINFDFPKNSETYLHRVGRSGRFGHLGLAVNLITYEDRFNLYRIEQELGTEIKQIPPQIDQAVYCQ; translated from the exons ATGAGTTCGCGAGCGAGATACCCACCGCCGGGAATGGGCGGCGGCAGAGGCGGGGGCGGTGGAATGAACCCGAATGCCGggccaaaccctaattttcagCCGAGGAACCCTATGCACCAGTATGTGCAAAGAAGTCCAGCGCCTAGTAATCAGAATCATCAACTGTTTCAgaatcagcagcagcagcagcaatggCTGCGAAGAAATCAGCTGCCTCCTGCTGATTCCGGTGTCGACGAGGTTGAAAAGACCGTGCAGTCGGAAGCGATTGATTCTAG TTCACAAGATTGGAAGGCACGCCTAAAGTTACCACCACGGGACAATCGTTTCAGAACTGAG GATGTTACAGCTACCAAAGGAAATGAATTTGAAGACTACTTTTTAAAGCGGGAACTGCTAATGGGAATATATGAGAAGGGTTTTGAGAGCCCATCACCAATCCAGGAAGAGAGTATTCCAATTGCTCTCACTGGAAGTGATATTTTGGCTAGGGCAAAAAATGGAACTGGAAAAACTGCAGCATTTTGCATTCCCGCCTTGGAGAAGATTGATCAAGATAAAAATGCTATTCAAG TTGTTATTCTTGTCCCGACAAGAGAATTGGCTCTTCAAACATCACAAGTTTGTAAAGAACTGGGGAAGCACTTACAAATTCAAGTCATGGCTACTACTGGTGGAACTAGCTTAAAAGATGACATAATGCGCCTTTACCAACCGGTGCATTTACTTGTTGGGACACCAGGAAGAATTCTTGATCTTGCTAACAAGAATGTCTGTGTTCTGAATGAGTGTAGCATGGTTGTAATGGATGAA GCTGATAAGCTTCTGTCGCCAGAGTTCCAGCCCTCTATCGAGCAGTTAATTCGCTTTATGCCTGCAAACCGTCAGATTCTTATGTTCTCAGCTACATTTCCCGTCACAGTAAAAGATTTCAAAGATCGATACCTGAGAAAACCCTATATCATCAACCTTATGGATGAGCTCACCCTCAAGGGTATAACCCAGTTTTATGCTTTTGTTGAAGAAAGACAGAAAGTTCACTGCCTCAACACCCTTTTTTCAAAG CTTCAAATAAACCAGTctattattttttgcaattctgTGAATCGGGTGGAACTTCTTGCCAAGAAAATCACAGAACTTGGCTACTCTTGCTTCTACATTCATGCTAAGATGCTTCAGGATCATCGGAACAGAGTATTTCATGACTTCCGTAATGGTGCCTGCAGGAATCTTGTCTGCACTG ACTTGTTTACAAGAGGGATAGATATTCAGGCAGTCAATGTTGTAATCAATTTTGATTTTCCTAAGAATTCAGAAACATATTTACACAGG GTTGGTCGATCCGGAAGATTTGGACACCTTGGTTTAGCTGTGAATCTCATCACCTATGAGGACCGTTTCAATTT GTATAGGATTGAACAAGAATTAGGAACAGAAATCAAGCAGATCCCACCACAAATCGACCAGGCCGTATACTGTCAATGA